A single genomic interval of Spirochaetales bacterium harbors:
- a CDS encoding NFACT family protein translates to MLLNWKEIDLILSELSLEGSIIQQVHQPVHSVILFDLYRPRDSLTLYVSLSPSSCRIHSAERKFTNPKKIQRFAGLLRSYVKGGRIMRAYQIGCERIVKLEVRKEERDTLIWIRLWGGAANMIVTEENGTILDACYRRPKRGEISGGFYNPEKNRDIKPGVEKGEKYRIRELPGEGPFNKKIGDYFFSQEDGDRKKKLYDSITHALNENESYLCALYEKTVKQIAEYDNFERFREMGDIVASNLHNIGKGDKWLETYDFFSNNKMIAIELNPTLSPQDNAKRYYDKYKKAKSALRSLEQREKRLKRELDAVRKKRALLQHDDSLETLSSLKRTFRKKPQKTPSPGRPGLAFFSGDFQIIVGKTGRENDLLLRKYVRGNDYWFHIRDYPGAYVFVRSKTGRSIPLQTMLDAGNLAVFYSKGKESGKGDVYYTRVKYLHRVKKGKVGMVIPTQEKNLYVVLDMRRIEKLKKLKPLY, encoded by the coding sequence TTGCTGCTTAACTGGAAGGAAATCGACCTTATACTTTCCGAACTCTCTCTTGAAGGAAGTATCATTCAACAGGTACACCAGCCCGTTCATTCGGTTATTCTCTTTGATCTTTACCGGCCCCGCGACAGTCTTACCCTTTATGTTTCATTATCGCCTTCCTCATGCCGGATACATTCGGCCGAAAGAAAGTTTACGAATCCCAAAAAAATACAGCGTTTCGCGGGATTGCTCCGTTCTTATGTGAAGGGGGGGAGGATAATGCGGGCGTATCAAATCGGATGCGAACGGATTGTCAAGCTGGAAGTAAGGAAAGAAGAGCGGGATACCCTCATCTGGATCCGGTTGTGGGGAGGGGCGGCGAATATGATCGTCACCGAGGAAAACGGAACAATCCTCGATGCCTGTTACCGGCGGCCGAAACGGGGGGAAATATCAGGGGGTTTCTATAATCCGGAAAAAAACCGGGATATAAAACCCGGGGTGGAAAAGGGAGAGAAATACCGTATCAGGGAACTACCCGGAGAGGGCCCGTTCAATAAAAAAATCGGAGATTATTTTTTCAGTCAGGAAGATGGGGACAGGAAGAAAAAGCTTTACGATTCCATAACCCACGCATTAAACGAGAACGAGTCGTATCTTTGTGCCCTGTATGAGAAAACAGTGAAACAAATAGCCGAATACGACAATTTCGAACGTTTCAGGGAAATGGGGGATATAGTTGCGAGTAATCTTCATAATATCGGCAAGGGAGACAAATGGCTCGAAACGTATGATTTTTTCAGCAACAATAAAATGATAGCTATCGAACTGAACCCCACCCTTTCTCCACAGGACAATGCAAAGCGATATTATGATAAATACAAAAAGGCAAAAAGCGCTTTACGATCTCTGGAGCAGCGGGAAAAAAGACTTAAAAGGGAACTGGATGCCGTCAGGAAAAAGAGGGCCCTTCTTCAGCATGACGACAGCCTCGAAACCCTCTCGTCTCTGAAACGAACGTTCCGTAAGAAACCGCAAAAAACGCCTTCGCCGGGGCGCCCCGGTCTCGCTTTTTTTTCAGGTGATTTCCAGATAATCGTGGGTAAAACCGGCAGGGAAAATGATCTTTTATTGAGAAAGTATGTTCGCGGGAACGATTACTGGTTCCATATCCGTGATTATCCGGGTGCCTATGTTTTTGTCAGATCGAAAACGGGCAGAAGCATCCCCCTTCAGACAATGCTCGATGCGGGGAATCTCGCCGTGTTTTACAGCAAGGGGAAGGAATCCGGGAAAGGGGATGTTTATTATACCCGCGTGAAATACCTGCATCGTGTCAAAAAGGGAAAGGTGGGAATGGTCATTCCGACACAGGAAAAGAATCTCTACGTCGTTCTTGATATGAGACGGATTGAAAAGTTAAAAAAATTGAAACCTCTATATTGA
- a CDS encoding O-acetyl-ADP-ribose deacetylase, whose amino-acid sequence MILKSLLGGRLVIETGDITDKAVDAIVNAANSSLMGGGGVDGAIHRRGGHAILEECKKIRATAYPDGLPPGMAVLTGGGDLPASHVIHTVGPVWHGGGKGEPEVLAGAYTSCLAIASGMKMNVIAFPSISTGVYGYPKEKAAVLVYGVIKDFLTSNDKPEKVCLVFFSPDDADIFLSNIR is encoded by the coding sequence ATGATACTGAAATCCCTTTTGGGGGGCAGACTCGTTATTGAAACCGGCGATATCACGGATAAGGCCGTCGATGCGATCGTCAATGCGGCGAACTCTTCGCTCATGGGCGGCGGCGGTGTCGACGGGGCGATTCACAGGCGCGGCGGTCATGCGATTCTGGAAGAATGCAAAAAAATACGTGCAACCGCATACCCCGATGGTCTTCCCCCCGGTATGGCGGTCCTTACGGGAGGGGGAGACCTTCCCGCTTCCCATGTCATCCATACGGTCGGGCCCGTGTGGCACGGGGGCGGCAAAGGGGAACCGGAAGTCCTTGCCGGGGCATATACAAGTTGTCTTGCAATCGCATCCGGGATGAAGATGAACGTTATCGCGTTCCCGTCGATTTCCACAGGTGTATACGGCTATCCAAAGGAAAAAGCGGCGGTTTTAGTCTATGGGGTCATCAAGGATTTTCTGACCTCCAACGATAAACCGGAAAAAGTCTGTCTCGTCTTTTTTTCACCGGACGATGCCGATATTTTTTTATCGAATATACGCTAA
- a CDS encoding KamA family radical SAM protein, protein MDASDWHWQLVHRKTVAEDFSAHFTLREDERLFFERTEGRVILPVAVTPYYLKLADPLDPADPIRKQFLPSSKEFEVKEYESQDPLAEKKFEAVPSLIRRYTNRAVLRVTNLCAVYCRHCYRRGFAATGRKTIDRNGLEEALAFLSANTEIGELLVSGGDPLVLDDGVILEILDAIRSLKRHLLIRICTRVPVVLPQRITTVLCRELKKRGPLWFVTQFNHSREITGQSRQAVSRLISSGFPVLNQSVLLMGVNDSVEELTLLFNGLACLPVKPYYLFQGDLAAGTSHFRLPLSKGLSLYKRLSSSLSGIALPFYAVDLPGGGGKVMLPHVTVERAGNQWYAIEDYDGTRHRYPAE, encoded by the coding sequence ATGGATGCATCCGACTGGCACTGGCAGCTTGTACACAGAAAAACCGTAGCGGAAGATTTTTCGGCGCATTTCACCCTTCGTGAGGATGAAAGACTTTTTTTCGAACGGACTGAGGGCCGCGTAATCCTTCCCGTTGCCGTAACGCCGTATTATCTCAAACTCGCCGACCCGCTCGATCCGGCGGACCCGATACGAAAGCAGTTTCTTCCTTCTTCAAAGGAGTTTGAGGTAAAGGAATATGAATCACAAGACCCCCTCGCTGAAAAAAAATTCGAAGCAGTCCCTTCGCTAATCCGCCGGTATACGAACAGGGCTGTCCTGCGTGTCACCAATCTCTGCGCCGTCTATTGCCGGCATTGCTATCGACGGGGGTTCGCCGCCACAGGCCGCAAGACAATCGATCGTAACGGACTCGAAGAGGCGCTCGCCTTTCTTTCCGCAAACACGGAAATCGGCGAACTGCTCGTTTCGGGGGGAGATCCCCTTGTCCTCGATGATGGCGTCATCCTGGAGATTCTCGATGCGATCCGTTCCCTGAAACGGCACCTGCTTATACGAATATGCACCCGTGTCCCGGTCGTTCTCCCCCAGCGAATCACAACGGTGTTGTGCCGTGAGTTAAAAAAAAGGGGCCCCCTCTGGTTCGTGACACAGTTCAATCACAGCCGGGAAATTACCGGTCAGAGCAGGCAGGCGGTTTCCCGGCTGATCTCATCCGGCTTTCCCGTACTGAACCAGAGTGTTCTGTTAATGGGGGTTAACGATAGCGTGGAGGAACTCACCCTTCTCTTCAATGGGCTTGCCTGCCTCCCGGTCAAGCCGTATTATCTTTTTCAGGGGGATCTCGCGGCAGGCACCTCCCATTTCCGTCTCCCGCTTTCAAAAGGACTTTCATTGTACAAACGGCTTTCATCGTCGCTTTCGGGAATAGCCCTCCCCTTTTACGCCGTGGATCTTCCCGGAGGCGGCGGAAAGGTGATGCTTCCGCACGTTACCGTTGAGCGTGCCGGTAACCAATGGTATGCGATCGAAGATTACGACGGGACACGCCACCGTTATCCCGCCGAGTAA
- a CDS encoding TrmH family RNA methyltransferase: MFTLKKLIRLPYKTRLRKLVMILKQAEVEVSRGEIIDFPYIGEILTGCEPHFPPELSGYIREHITDIETPGKERRFLNTVRHILLSLLGSEPVEWDFILPETGALDPEKRIVFPASVFLEDLRSPFNVGAIFRSAEAFGVSRIYLTAITPSPEHKKALRTSRGCSDVVPWTRGSLDSISTPEGIFALELGGTPIHSFRFPETGCVLIGSEELGLSPEALALADSGCGRVSIPLGGAKRSLNVSVAFGILMFYWYSTHSGSFK; this comes from the coding sequence ATGTTTACATTGAAGAAACTCATACGGCTGCCGTATAAAACAAGACTGAGGAAACTTGTCATGATTCTCAAACAGGCGGAAGTGGAAGTTTCGCGGGGAGAAATCATCGATTTTCCGTATATCGGGGAAATTCTCACCGGCTGTGAACCCCATTTCCCGCCCGAGCTTTCCGGATATATCAGGGAACATATTACTGATATCGAGACGCCAGGGAAGGAAAGGCGATTTTTGAATACCGTTCGTCATATCCTTCTCTCCCTCCTTGGCAGCGAACCCGTCGAATGGGATTTTATACTTCCGGAAACCGGTGCTCTCGATCCGGAAAAACGGATCGTTTTTCCGGCAAGCGTTTTTCTCGAGGATCTTCGTTCTCCTTTTAATGTGGGCGCGATATTCAGGTCCGCCGAAGCATTCGGCGTCTCCCGGATCTATCTGACCGCAATAACACCCTCTCCCGAACATAAAAAGGCGTTGAGAACATCGCGCGGCTGTTCGGATGTCGTACCGTGGACCCGAGGCTCACTGGATTCGATTTCCACACCCGAAGGTATCTTTGCTCTCGAACTCGGCGGAACACCGATACATTCCTTTCGTTTCCCGGAGACCGGCTGTGTTCTTATCGGGTCGGAAGAATTGGGATTGAGTCCCGAAGCCCTCGCGCTTGCCGACAGCGGTTGCGGCCGTGTTTCGATCCCGCTCGGCGGCGCGAAACGGTCCCTGAATGTCTCCGTCGCTTTCGGGATACTCATGTTTTACTGGTATTCCACTCATTCAGGTTCTTTTAAGTGA
- a CDS encoding iron-containing alcohol dehydrogenase, with product MSDLYLHIPSKVVLGVDTIHRIGGLVSEIAERVLIVTEAILYENNTIQRVQEILENKGIKHITFDEVVPNSTSVVAENGVSLARVSHADAVIGLGGIKTLCTAKCIAMTSPTGRSIDQFLLGFKPAGEPLPYIEVPTTCRNPFMLTDEYLLVDARDRKGIIGVTQPDITRLVIIDPELSSSLPLKYTGTTVLSTLLLAIEGYLSDKSTFFSDLVFRKAIDTLNSFIPLLVEHPEDGTHRVHAATAGFLVAMGLTHVRAGIGTALSYALNARLLVPKSWVSSILLPYVLEFHAATSEEKLARIAILLGESTEGLSPHDAVKKAVGGVRRLLAFLKIPSRLRDFDVSLEDMSGVIETACSFRMISEVSREVKPDEIYDIIKAAY from the coding sequence TTGTCGGATTTGTACCTTCATATTCCGTCAAAGGTTGTTTTGGGCGTTGATACGATACACCGTATCGGGGGTCTTGTTTCGGAGATTGCCGAACGGGTCCTCATCGTGACCGAAGCAATTCTCTATGAAAACAATACCATTCAGCGCGTGCAGGAAATACTCGAGAACAAGGGGATCAAGCATATTACCTTCGATGAGGTAGTTCCCAACTCGACAAGCGTTGTGGCCGAGAATGGCGTCAGCTTGGCGAGGGTTTCTCACGCGGATGCGGTTATCGGCCTCGGAGGAATAAAAACACTCTGTACGGCGAAATGTATTGCCATGACATCCCCCACGGGCAGGAGTATCGATCAATTTCTGCTGGGATTTAAACCGGCGGGGGAACCACTCCCCTATATCGAAGTACCGACAACATGCAGGAATCCCTTTATGCTGACGGACGAATATCTCCTGGTCGACGCACGGGACAGGAAGGGGATCATCGGAGTGACGCAACCGGACATCACGAGACTCGTAATCATCGATCCGGAATTGAGCAGTTCCCTTCCCCTTAAATATACGGGCACGACCGTTCTCTCGACCCTTCTGCTTGCTATCGAGGGTTATCTTTCGGATAAAAGCACTTTTTTCTCCGACCTCGTTTTCAGAAAAGCGATCGATACCCTCAATTCGTTTATCCCCTTGCTGGTCGAGCATCCGGAAGACGGTACGCACCGTGTCCATGCAGCGACGGCGGGCTTTCTTGTCGCGATGGGACTCACCCACGTCCGTGCGGGAATCGGGACGGCGCTTTCCTATGCCCTGAATGCGCGCCTTTTAGTGCCCAAGTCCTGGGTCTCTTCGATCCTCCTGCCCTACGTCCTCGAGTTTCATGCCGCAACAAGCGAAGAAAAACTCGCGCGTATCGCGATTCTCCTGGGAGAATCGACCGAAGGACTATCGCCCCACGATGCGGTAAAAAAGGCTGTTGGCGGGGTGCGCAGGCTGCTTGCCTTTCTTAAAATACCTTCCCGGTTGAGGGATTTCGATGTGAGTCTCGAAGATATGTCCGGTGTGATCGAGACGGCATGTTCCTTCAGGATGATCAGTGAAGTTTCGCGGGAAGTAAAGCCCGATGAAATTTATGACATCATCAAGGCCGCATATTGA
- a CDS encoding flagellar biosynthesis anti-sigma factor FlgM: MTIERINVPDPISKYNKVDNAAKTKKTHNKDSINLSEEAKSKAEVYNATELAKTSPAVRKDRVEEVKKKLEDPSYINDRVIEAVADEIMKYFEI, encoded by the coding sequence ATGACCATCGAGAGAATAAACGTACCTGATCCAATCTCCAAATACAATAAAGTCGATAACGCTGCAAAGACCAAGAAGACTCACAACAAAGACTCCATCAATCTCTCCGAAGAGGCAAAATCAAAAGCAGAGGTCTATAATGCAACAGAACTTGCAAAAACATCACCTGCGGTACGGAAAGATCGGGTAGAAGAGGTAAAAAAGAAACTCGAAGATCCTTCTTACATCAACGACAGGGTGATAGAGGCCGTTGCAGACGAAATAATGAAATATTTTGAAATATAG
- the glmS gene encoding glutamine--fructose-6-phosphate transaminase (isomerizing) translates to MCGIIGYCGPKNATQVLVEGLKRLEYRGYDSAGIAIGKEGHLDVVKTKGKIKDLNSIIPARLNGHFGIGHTRWATHGGVNNINAHPHVDCSGKISIVHNGIIENYESLKGMLSTEGHTFITETDSEVIAHLIEKYYSGDLEKAVKQAIPLLKGTYGIVCIHADEPQRIIGARNGSPLVVGVGENEMFVASDVTAIIAHTKQAVYLEDWEVVSLTPEGFLTTDINNREIAKDIEQISWELQEIEKNGFPCFMEKEIFEQPESVKRAMSGRIDFEQATAHLGGLNLSTKELINIERIKIIAAGTSYHAGMVGAYLLESIPRIPAIAELASEVRYRNPIIERNTLYFAVSQSGETTDTLCAMKELQRKGATVLGICNVVGSSIARDSDGGVYIHSGPEIAVASTKAFTSQITVFYLFSLLMARMRDLSYRTGLMYIEDIQGIPSKIEWILRSRKKIQAMAKKYAHYKDFLFLGRGINYPVALEGALKLKEISYIHAEGYSAAEIKHGPIALINEETPSIFLVPDDNLREKIISNMKEVKARNGKVIAICVEGDEMIKNIADETIEVPRVHELFYPFIMVIPLQLFAYYCALELGRDVDQPRNLAKSVTVE, encoded by the coding sequence ATGTGTGGTATCATCGGTTACTGCGGTCCTAAAAACGCGACTCAGGTGCTTGTCGAGGGATTGAAGCGGCTCGAATACCGGGGCTATGATTCAGCCGGTATAGCAATCGGGAAAGAGGGGCACCTTGATGTGGTCAAAACAAAGGGAAAGATAAAGGACCTTAATTCCATCATTCCGGCCAGGTTGAACGGGCATTTCGGCATAGGTCATACACGGTGGGCAACCCATGGCGGCGTCAACAATATCAACGCCCATCCGCACGTCGATTGCAGCGGGAAAATATCGATCGTCCACAACGGAATCATCGAAAACTACGAAAGTCTGAAAGGGATGCTCTCGACCGAAGGCCATACCTTTATTACGGAAACGGATTCCGAAGTCATCGCCCACCTTATCGAGAAATATTACTCGGGTGATCTCGAAAAGGCGGTGAAGCAGGCGATTCCCCTTCTCAAGGGGACATATGGTATCGTCTGCATTCACGCGGACGAGCCGCAGAGAATCATCGGGGCGCGGAACGGATCCCCCCTGGTCGTCGGGGTCGGCGAGAATGAAATGTTCGTCGCATCCGATGTCACCGCCATTATCGCGCATACGAAACAGGCGGTCTATCTCGAAGATTGGGAGGTTGTTTCGCTTACCCCCGAGGGATTTTTGACGACTGATATAAACAACAGGGAAATAGCAAAGGACATCGAACAGATAAGCTGGGAACTCCAGGAAATCGAAAAGAACGGGTTTCCCTGTTTCATGGAAAAGGAAATTTTCGAACAGCCCGAATCCGTCAAACGGGCAATGAGCGGGAGGATCGATTTTGAACAGGCCACGGCCCATCTCGGGGGATTGAATCTATCCACAAAGGAACTCATCAATATCGAACGTATAAAAATAATCGCGGCCGGCACTTCTTATCATGCGGGAATGGTCGGAGCGTACCTGCTCGAGTCCATACCTCGGATACCGGCAATCGCGGAACTCGCTTCCGAAGTCCGGTACCGGAATCCGATCATCGAACGGAATACCCTTTATTTTGCCGTATCGCAGTCCGGAGAGACCACGGACACCCTGTGCGCGATGAAGGAGCTCCAGCGGAAGGGGGCGACGGTGCTCGGGATCTGTAATGTCGTCGGTTCGAGTATCGCCCGCGATTCGGACGGCGGCGTGTATATCCACTCGGGTCCTGAAATCGCTGTAGCTTCGACAAAGGCCTTTACCTCCCAGATCACGGTGTTTTACCTTTTCTCTCTCCTCATGGCTCGCATGAGGGATCTATCCTACAGAACCGGTTTGATGTATATCGAAGACATTCAGGGGATTCCTTCGAAGATCGAGTGGATCCTCCGGTCGCGAAAAAAAATACAGGCGATGGCAAAAAAATACGCCCATTACAAGGATTTTCTTTTTCTCGGCAGGGGAATCAATTATCCGGTTGCTTTAGAAGGGGCACTTAAACTGAAGGAAATCTCCTATATTCATGCGGAAGGGTACAGCGCGGCGGAAATAAAACACGGTCCGATCGCGCTTATCAACGAAGAAACCCCGAGTATCTTTCTTGTCCCCGACGATAATCTGCGGGAAAAAATAATTTCAAACATGAAGGAGGTAAAGGCCAGAAACGGAAAGGTGATAGCGATTTGTGTCGAAGGCGACGAGATGATAAAAAACATCGCGGACGAGACCATCGAGGTGCCGCGTGTGCACGAACTCTTTTATCCCTTTATCATGGTGATACCCCTTCAGCTTTTTGCCTATTATTGCGCGCTCGAACTCGGCAGGGATGTCGATCAGCCGAGAAATCTGGCAAAAAGCGTGACGGTCGAATAA
- a CDS encoding cation transporter, whose translation MLDRQRARAIYRTSLIAVAGNALLSVSKIAAGLFSGSLAVTGDGIDSATDIITSFVTMIAAQIISKPPDVRHPYGHRRAEAVATKIVAFIIFFIGVQLIITTVTGILEGKVREIPGILALVVTLISIAGKTTLAVILFREGKKNRSAMLLANAQNMRNDIFISVSVLSGLIFTYAFRMPVIDYVVAILVSLWIIKSAIQIFLESSLEVMDGLKDESLYNIIFTAVGEVPGAANPHRTRIRCIGDMYIISLDIEVHPEIKVREGHSIAAAVEEKIKERLENVYDIIVHVEPSGNVERDEKYGLSEKNIND comes from the coding sequence ATGCTTGACCGGCAACGGGCGCGCGCCATATACAGGACATCTTTAATCGCGGTAGCGGGAAACGCACTCCTTTCGGTGAGCAAGATTGCCGCCGGTCTCTTTTCCGGAAGCCTCGCCGTCACCGGAGACGGTATCGACAGTGCCACCGATATCATCACATCGTTTGTTACGATGATTGCCGCACAGATTATTTCAAAACCCCCGGATGTACGGCATCCGTACGGGCATCGCCGCGCGGAAGCGGTCGCCACCAAAATTGTCGCCTTTATCATTTTTTTTATCGGTGTCCAGCTTATTATCACCACCGTCACCGGCATACTGGAAGGCAAGGTCCGTGAAATACCGGGGATACTCGCCCTTGTCGTTACCCTGATTTCGATAGCGGGCAAAACCACCCTCGCCGTCATCCTGTTTCGGGAAGGGAAAAAAAACAGAAGCGCAATGCTTCTGGCAAACGCGCAGAATATGAGAAACGATATCTTCATCTCCGTGAGTGTTCTCTCCGGGCTGATTTTCACCTACGCCTTTCGTATGCCGGTGATCGACTATGTTGTGGCGATCCTCGTTAGTCTCTGGATCATAAAATCGGCGATACAAATATTTCTGGAATCAAGTCTGGAAGTCATGGACGGTCTCAAGGATGAATCGCTTTACAATATTATTTTCACCGCCGTCGGTGAAGTGCCGGGTGCGGCGAATCCCCACAGAACACGGATCCGCTGCATCGGCGATATGTATATCATCAGTCTCGATATCGAGGTACATCCTGAAATTAAAGTGAGAGAAGGCCATTCGATCGCCGCCGCCGTGGAGGAAAAGATAAAAGAAAGGCTCGAAAACGTCTACGATATCATCGTCCATGTCGAACCGAGCGGCAATGTCGAACGTGATGAAAAATACGGCCTTTCAGAAAAGAATATCAACGATTGA
- a CDS encoding D-2-hydroxyacid dehydrogenase, giving the protein MSSSEVKLISVFITHPVVSCWNFSEDNARYLQDALPETRIVVCKTEEEFLSGLSETEIALVWYFKQEWLKKAPKLMWIITPAAGRDYFSVTPPPGLTIDYCTFHGELMGETVLAMMLAQVRGIRDTIRAQEKERWPRAIVQEHMRPLRGSHLLVCGFGHIGRWVGRLAKPFGMRITGINRTNLNPPQYFEKGDKVLTPADLDRILPETDHLVLALPGGAETANIIDKKRISLLPSHAVIYNVGRGNAIDEAALLSALSKRSIEAAYLDVFGEEPLPEASPLRRSPYIFIMPHASAISPNYLSLFSREVVLKYRKRYR; this is encoded by the coding sequence GTGTCCAGTTCTGAGGTGAAACTGATATCGGTATTTATTACCCATCCTGTTGTCTCTTGCTGGAACTTTTCGGAAGATAACGCTCGATATCTACAGGACGCCCTTCCCGAAACCCGGATCGTCGTTTGTAAAACAGAGGAGGAGTTTCTTTCCGGACTCTCCGAAACCGAAATCGCCCTTGTCTGGTATTTTAAACAGGAATGGCTAAAGAAAGCCCCGAAGTTGATGTGGATTATCACCCCCGCCGCCGGCAGGGATTATTTTTCCGTCACCCCGCCTCCGGGATTGACAATCGATTATTGTACCTTTCACGGCGAACTCATGGGAGAAACGGTTCTTGCCATGATGCTCGCACAGGTACGGGGAATTCGCGATACGATACGCGCCCAGGAAAAGGAACGCTGGCCCCGTGCAATCGTACAGGAACATATGCGGCCGCTGCGGGGATCACACCTCCTCGTGTGCGGTTTCGGTCATATCGGCAGATGGGTGGGAAGGCTTGCCAAACCATTCGGGATGCGGATTACCGGGATCAATAGAACGAATCTGAATCCTCCTCAATATTTTGAAAAGGGGGATAAGGTCCTGACGCCTGCCGATCTCGATCGAATACTTCCCGAAACGGACCACCTTGTGCTGGCCCTGCCCGGGGGAGCGGAAACCGCCAATATAATCGATAAAAAAAGAATTTCCCTGCTGCCCTCTCATGCGGTAATCTATAATGTGGGCCGCGGTAACGCCATCGATGAAGCGGCATTGCTTTCTGCGCTTTCCAAAAGGTCGATCGAGGCGGCATATCTCGATGTTTTCGGGGAAGAACCCCTCCCGGAAGCCTCTCCCCTCAGGCGGTCGCCCTACATTTTTATTATGCCCCATGCCTCGGCAATTTCGCCGAATTATCTTTCGCTGTTCAGCCGGGAGGTTGTGCTAAAGTACCGGAAGCGGTACCGATGA
- a CDS encoding TraB/GumN family protein codes for MMKYNISGNKTGRYVSCRTGVSLLLVFFLLNACGSTQEKGTGSTKIFLWEVESETTTCYLLGSIHLAPKEVYPLADIIEQAFDYSDILVVEIDVTAAAAGEDFYERTMYPPGETLKMHISEELYELTRKTLDDLGLGIGFFKLFKPWAVAMTIETLKLADKGYDPELGIDMYFLKKARGNKEIRELESIEFQVDLFDGLSDELQEQFLYSTISGLDNSDEEIDEFLEAWKTGDTERLETLLFESMQKDRELLPVYDKLLHERNANMVQKIEGYLETDRVYFVVVGAAHLIGETGIVRRLEEKGYRCVQF; via the coding sequence ATGATGAAATACAATATCAGCGGGAACAAAACCGGCCGTTATGTTTCCTGCCGGACCGGGGTTTCCTTACTCCTCGTCTTTTTTCTTTTAAACGCCTGTGGAAGTACGCAGGAGAAGGGGACCGGCAGTACAAAAATCTTTTTATGGGAAGTCGAATCGGAGACGACAACCTGCTATCTCCTCGGCTCGATTCATCTGGCGCCGAAGGAAGTCTATCCGCTTGCGGACATTATCGAGCAGGCCTTCGATTATTCGGATATTCTGGTTGTGGAAATCGATGTCACGGCCGCGGCAGCCGGTGAGGACTTCTACGAAAGAACCATGTATCCGCCCGGTGAAACCCTGAAAATGCATATTTCTGAAGAGCTTTACGAACTGACGCGGAAGACGCTCGACGATCTGGGTTTGGGAATCGGATTTTTCAAACTTTTTAAACCATGGGCGGTCGCCATGACCATAGAAACGCTGAAACTGGCTGACAAGGGATATGATCCGGAGCTGGGAATCGATATGTACTTTTTAAAAAAGGCGAGGGGAAACAAGGAGATCAGGGAACTCGAAAGCATCGAGTTTCAGGTCGATCTTTTTGACGGTTTATCCGACGAACTTCAGGAGCAATTCCTTTATTCGACGATTTCCGGACTCGATAACTCGGATGAGGAAATAGATGAATTTTTGGAAGCCTGGAAAACAGGTGATACGGAGCGGCTCGAGACCCTTCTTTTTGAGAGTATGCAGAAAGACCGGGAACTGCTTCCCGTTTATGACAAGCTGCTTCATGAGCGGAACGCAAACATGGTCCAAAAAATCGAGGGATACCTGGAAACCGACCGTGTGTATTTTGTGGTTGTCGGGGCGGCACACCTTATCGGAGAGACGGGGATTGTCCGGCGGCTCGAAGAAAAGGGGTATCGGTGTGTCCAGTTCTGA
- a CDS encoding UvrB/UvrC motif-containing protein — translation MKLDITEILNEWDYDPDNHIRVLRLKDGREIIQVRQPLGIEQYELEGRPDGKHPFNKESVLREFLDRLEYHKLLFTSDDNFRLSRDDFLLLQDEGMLYYARYLILYQIGDFERTAKDTEHNLKICELVDRFLEEDDYKNELLQYRPYILRMNALSNAMIQMQKKLKGVAKEILKSAIDFIQNIPVIDTPTFKIEKSRALETLRMTLLEISDNSLTDVEKLQMDLEKAVESENYEKAAEIRDKINRLKGKKESNTG, via the coding sequence ATGAAACTCGATATTACGGAAATATTAAATGAATGGGACTACGATCCTGATAACCATATACGGGTACTCCGGCTCAAGGACGGGAGGGAGATTATTCAGGTGCGGCAGCCACTTGGAATCGAACAATACGAACTCGAAGGTCGTCCGGACGGAAAACATCCGTTCAACAAGGAATCCGTCCTTCGGGAATTTCTCGACAGGCTGGAATACCACAAACTCCTTTTTACTTCGGACGATAATTTTCGTTTGAGCCGTGACGATTTTCTGCTGCTTCAGGATGAAGGAATGCTGTATTACGCACGCTATCTCATCCTCTATCAGATCGGTGATTTTGAAAGAACCGCGAAGGATACCGAACATAACCTCAAAATCTGTGAACTCGTCGATCGGTTTTTGGAAGAAGACGATTACAAGAACGAACTTCTCCAGTACAGGCCGTATATCCTCAGAATGAACGCGCTTTCGAACGCGATGATTCAGATGCAAAAAAAGCTGAAAGGGGTCGCGAAGGAAATACTCAAGTCCGCGATCGATTTTATTCAGAATATTCCCGTGATAGACACACCGACATTTAAAATAGAAAAAAGCAGGGCGCTTGAAACACTCAGAATGACGCTTTTGGAGATTTCCGACAACAGTCTCACCGACGTCGAAAAGCTTCAGATGGATCTTGAAAAGGCGGTTGAATCGGAAAATTATGAAAAAGCCGCCGAAATCAGGGATAAAATAAACAGACTCAAGGGTAAAAAAGAAAGTAATACAGGATAA